From Rubrivirga sp. SAORIC476, a single genomic window includes:
- the tssF gene encoding type VI secretion system baseplate subunit TssF: MLHRHYESELRYFREGGAAFAEAHPDQARMLRLDALEDRDPYVERLLEGVAFLSARVQERLDDDLPEYTQRLVGLLYPHFLTPFPSCCVLAFDPKPGLVQESTTLPRGTEVLSAPVGPERTPCRFQTTQDVRLHPLDLTSVELRYDPDETSRARLLFTLHKGATLASLDLSRLRLTLHAEGSVASTAHLFLTRHVTRTEARAGESLAARPGEGAAPDVVMRGASGVRPAGLAPDEALLPHGDALPSGLRLLQEMLLFRRKFWQVDLLGLDTLAEAAPTAEQFAVDLVFDRPYPEDRRLKAEHVRLHCTPAVNLFDHDAEPTRAEHTWAEQRVLPSLRHRAGIEPYDVSSVVGVEQGTARRRTYARAFGLSSDAERSFDVLRRPGSGAAHDLYLLLAGPDLDAGEPTPETLSVSLRCTNGSLPYEALQPGMVDRLSPVAPQIATVGNLDRPSMTRRPPLGRHPDLLWALLAHWSFSHGSVATHDALTGLLDLYDWADTEASRRRRRGLRAVRWEPAEVLRRGAVRRGAHVTVEVADGHFADDGDLSLFGLVLSEFLSLYATINAFVHLTIETVPSGRTMTWTPDRGHRPLV; encoded by the coding sequence ATGCTGCATCGCCACTACGAAAGCGAGCTCCGCTACTTCCGCGAGGGAGGGGCCGCCTTCGCCGAGGCGCACCCCGACCAGGCGCGGATGCTCCGCCTGGATGCGCTCGAAGACCGCGACCCGTACGTCGAGCGCCTGCTCGAAGGCGTCGCGTTCCTCTCGGCGCGCGTGCAGGAGCGGCTGGACGATGACCTGCCGGAGTACACCCAGCGGCTCGTCGGGCTGCTGTACCCGCACTTCCTGACGCCCTTCCCGTCCTGCTGCGTGCTGGCCTTCGACCCGAAGCCGGGGCTGGTGCAGGAGTCGACGACGCTGCCGCGGGGCACCGAGGTCCTGTCCGCGCCGGTCGGTCCCGAGCGGACGCCGTGTCGGTTCCAGACCACGCAGGACGTGCGGCTCCACCCGCTGGACCTGACCTCGGTGGAGCTGCGCTACGACCCCGACGAGACGAGCCGGGCGCGGCTGCTCTTTACGCTCCACAAGGGCGCCACGCTGGCGTCGCTCGACCTGTCGCGCCTCCGCCTGACGCTGCACGCCGAGGGCTCGGTGGCGTCCACGGCGCACCTCTTCTTGACCCGCCACGTGACGCGGACGGAAGCTCGTGCGGGCGAGAGCCTCGCGGCTCGCCCCGGCGAGGGAGCCGCCCCCGACGTGGTGATGCGAGGCGCCTCGGGCGTCCGCCCGGCGGGGCTGGCACCCGACGAGGCGCTGCTGCCCCACGGCGACGCGCTGCCGTCCGGCCTCCGGCTGCTGCAGGAGATGCTGCTGTTCCGCCGCAAGTTCTGGCAGGTCGACCTCCTCGGGCTCGACACACTCGCCGAGGCTGCGCCCACCGCCGAGCAGTTCGCCGTCGACCTCGTGTTCGACCGTCCGTACCCGGAGGACCGGCGCCTGAAGGCCGAGCACGTCCGGCTCCACTGCACGCCGGCCGTCAACCTGTTCGACCACGACGCGGAGCCGACGCGCGCCGAGCACACCTGGGCCGAGCAGCGGGTCCTCCCCAGCCTTCGCCACCGCGCGGGCATCGAGCCCTACGACGTGTCGAGCGTGGTCGGCGTGGAGCAGGGGACGGCGCGGCGCCGGACCTACGCTCGTGCCTTCGGCCTCTCGTCCGACGCCGAGCGCTCGTTCGACGTGCTCCGTCGGCCAGGCTCAGGCGCCGCGCATGACCTCTACCTGCTGCTCGCTGGGCCCGACCTCGACGCGGGGGAGCCGACGCCCGAGACGCTCTCGGTGTCGCTCCGCTGCACCAACGGCTCGCTCCCCTACGAGGCGCTCCAGCCGGGCATGGTGGACCGTCTCTCGCCGGTCGCTCCCCAGATCGCGACCGTTGGCAACCTGGACCGGCCGTCGATGACGCGGCGCCCGCCGCTCGGCCGCCACCCGGACCTGCTCTGGGCGCTCCTGGCGCACTGGTCGTTCAGCCACGGCTCCGTCGCGACCCACGACGCGCTGACGGGCCTGCTCGACCTCTACGACTGGGCGGACACGGAGGCCAGCCGCCGCCGTCGCCGCGGGCTCCGAGCCGTCCGCTGGGAGCCCGCCGAGGTCCTGCGCCGGGGCGCGGTCCGCCGGGGCGCCCACGTGACCGTCGAGGTCGCCGACGGCCACTTCGCCGACGACGGCGACCTCTCCCTCTTCGGCCTCGTGCTGAGCGAGTTCCTGTCGCTCTACGCCACGATCAACGCCTTCGTCCACCTGACCATCGAGACGGTCCCCTCGGGCCGGACGATGACGTGGACGCCCGACCGCGGCCACCGCCCGCTGGTATGA
- the tssG gene encoding type VI secretion system baseplate subunit TssG, producing MTDPTPRADRADADRTPRPEGTLGALVREGHRYEFFQAVRLLAAARGGPHTVGGAEFRKESVHISPDAASVFPASDVRHVRAPEGPGQPVPVEVGFGGLFGVDAALPAAFHERISTREAHTRPLRDFLDLLGHRTYAQLWRAWARYRPEVRGWTVDRKDAHATRASALTGAGTTDEAVVPTRELLPLAARLSAWARNAEGLRAVLEHATGLAVRVIENVPRLVRLGDRPRLGAARLGIDAVVGERIYDESGKFRLEIGPLGLDAFRDLLPGRGGASRVAALVRLYTSDTLDYDVDLLLKSAEAPPLVLGDTESARLGRNAHLGTPTTPLVRRRVRYVPV from the coding sequence ATGACTGACCCCACGCCCCGCGCGGACCGCGCCGATGCCGACCGCACGCCGCGGCCGGAGGGTACGCTCGGTGCGCTCGTGCGCGAGGGGCACCGGTACGAGTTCTTTCAGGCCGTCCGCCTGCTGGCGGCGGCGCGCGGTGGCCCTCACACGGTGGGGGGGGCAGAGTTTCGGAAGGAGTCGGTCCACATCAGCCCGGACGCGGCGAGCGTCTTCCCGGCATCCGACGTGCGGCACGTCCGCGCGCCGGAGGGGCCGGGGCAGCCGGTGCCGGTCGAGGTCGGTTTCGGCGGCCTGTTCGGCGTCGACGCGGCGCTCCCGGCGGCCTTCCACGAGCGGATCTCGACGCGCGAGGCGCATACGCGGCCGCTGCGCGACTTCCTCGACCTGCTCGGCCACCGCACGTACGCCCAGCTGTGGCGGGCGTGGGCGCGGTACCGTCCCGAAGTCCGTGGCTGGACGGTCGACCGGAAGGACGCGCACGCGACGCGTGCCTCGGCGCTGACCGGCGCCGGGACGACCGACGAGGCGGTGGTGCCGACGCGCGAGTTGCTGCCGCTGGCGGCGCGTCTGTCTGCGTGGGCCCGCAACGCCGAGGGCCTGCGGGCGGTGCTGGAGCACGCGACCGGGTTGGCGGTGCGCGTGATCGAGAACGTGCCGCGGCTGGTGCGCCTGGGCGACCGCCCGCGCCTCGGGGCCGCCCGCCTCGGCATCGACGCTGTTGTGGGCGAGCGCATCTACGACGAGTCCGGCAAGTTCCGGCTGGAGATCGGCCCGCTGGGTCTGGACGCCTTCCGCGACCTGTTGCCCGGCCGCGGAGGGGCCAGCCGCGTGGCCGCCCTCGTCCGCCTCTACACGTCCGACACGCTCGACTACGATGTCGACCTGCTCCTCAAGTCTGCCGAGGCGCCGCCGCTCGTCCTCGGAGACACCGAGAGCGCCCGCCTCGGTCGCAACGCCCACCTCGGCACGCCGACGACGCCCCTGGTGCGTCGGCGCGTCCGCTACGTCCCGGTGTGA
- the tssC gene encoding type VI secretion system contractile sheath large subunit produces MAEGQMQTDAAAAETTEAEGSLLDSILAKVDVQAPTSGDVRIDAFSDADAIGGQDRGAMMSAALRVFVDAVAKSGDPVAKIDKHLVDGLVADIDATISKQLDKILHSPEVQKLESAWRGLKFLVDRTDFRKNVKIEMLNVSKDTLRESFEDSPELIQSALYRHVYTNAYDQPGADPYSAIVSNYEFDASPQDMALLGNVSKVAASAHAPFLGAVGPQFFGKESMEDWKKIPDLSAYMELADFTKWNALRDTEDSRYLGLTFPRYLLRLPYGPDTVPVKTFNYQEEVSGADHDRYLWGNSSFAFASNMVRAFQRDGWSVQIRGPQSGGKVDDLPVHLYDVGKGKQAKIPTEVPISETLEFEAANLGFMPLSHYQGRDFAAFFSANSTQRPKLYDDDAATANSRINARLPYIFLASRIAHYLKVLQRENIGATKDAAKIEGELNRWLKGLVTEMENPSQAQVAKYPLKAAEVKVVELDDNPGFFRVQTAIKPHFQIEGMDISLSLVGKMPKK; encoded by the coding sequence ATGGCTGAGGGCCAGATGCAGACCGACGCCGCGGCGGCAGAAACCACCGAGGCCGAGGGCTCCCTCCTCGACTCCATCCTCGCGAAGGTCGACGTCCAGGCGCCCACCTCCGGCGACGTCCGGATCGACGCCTTCTCCGACGCCGACGCCATCGGCGGGCAGGACCGCGGGGCCATGATGTCGGCCGCGCTCCGCGTCTTCGTCGACGCCGTCGCCAAGTCCGGCGACCCGGTCGCGAAGATCGACAAGCACCTCGTCGACGGCCTCGTGGCCGACATCGACGCGACCATCAGCAAGCAGCTCGACAAGATCCTGCACAGCCCCGAGGTCCAGAAGCTGGAGTCGGCCTGGCGCGGGCTCAAGTTCCTGGTGGACCGGACGGACTTCCGCAAGAACGTCAAGATCGAGATGCTCAACGTGTCCAAGGACACGCTGCGGGAGAGCTTCGAGGACTCGCCGGAGTTGATCCAGAGCGCGCTCTACCGGCACGTTTACACGAACGCCTACGACCAGCCCGGCGCCGACCCCTACTCGGCCATCGTCTCGAACTACGAGTTCGACGCCTCGCCGCAGGACATGGCGCTGCTGGGCAACGTGTCGAAGGTGGCCGCCTCGGCGCACGCGCCGTTCCTGGGGGCCGTCGGGCCGCAGTTCTTCGGCAAGGAGTCCATGGAGGACTGGAAGAAGATCCCGGACCTCTCGGCCTACATGGAGCTGGCGGACTTCACCAAGTGGAACGCGCTCCGCGACACCGAGGACTCGCGCTACCTCGGCCTGACGTTCCCGCGCTACCTGCTCCGGTTGCCCTACGGACCGGACACGGTGCCCGTCAAGACGTTCAACTACCAGGAGGAGGTCTCCGGCGCCGACCACGATCGCTACCTCTGGGGCAACTCGTCGTTCGCGTTCGCGAGCAACATGGTGCGCGCCTTCCAGCGGGACGGCTGGAGCGTCCAGATCCGCGGCCCGCAGTCCGGCGGCAAGGTCGACGACCTGCCCGTCCACCTCTACGACGTCGGCAAGGGCAAGCAGGCCAAGATCCCGACCGAGGTGCCCATCTCGGAGACGCTCGAGTTCGAGGCGGCCAACCTCGGCTTCATGCCGCTGAGCCACTACCAGGGCCGCGACTTCGCCGCCTTCTTCTCGGCCAACTCGACCCAGCGCCCGAAGCTCTACGACGACGACGCGGCGACGGCCAACAGCCGCATCAACGCGCGCCTGCCGTACATCTTCCTGGCGTCCCGCATCGCGCACTACCTGAAGGTGCTCCAGCGCGAGAATATCGGCGCGACCAAGGACGCTGCCAAGATCGAGGGCGAGCTCAACCGCTGGCTGAAGGGCCTCGTGACGGAGATGGAGAACCCGAGCCAGGCCCAGGTCGCCAAGTACCCGCTCAAAGCGGCCGAGGTCAAGGTGGTCGAACTGGACGACAACCCGGGCTTCTTCCGCGTCCAGACCGCCATCAAGCCGCACTTCCAGATCGAGGGCATGGACATCAGCCTCTCGCTCGTGGGCAAGATGCCCAAGAAGTAG
- a CDS encoding type VI secretion system tube protein TssD: MPTPIYMSINDGGVKGSVEIAGREGTIEIIEMDHNVHIPTDIHSGRSSGVRQHGRMTVRAAIDAATPYIYKAVTEGETYDTVKFSFFQIDDTGTEVEYYTILLERVKVAEVKLDVPNVKNVEKEHYPHMVEYSFVYGKVTWTWTDGALEHTDDWVAAR; this comes from the coding sequence ATGCCTACTCCGATTTACATGAGCATCAACGACGGGGGCGTGAAAGGCTCCGTCGAGATCGCCGGCCGCGAGGGCACGATCGAGATCATCGAGATGGACCACAACGTCCACATCCCGACCGACATCCACTCGGGCCGCTCCTCGGGCGTCCGCCAGCACGGCCGCATGACGGTCCGCGCGGCCATCGACGCGGCGACGCCGTACATCTACAAGGCGGTCACCGAGGGCGAGACCTACGACACGGTCAAGTTCAGCTTCTTCCAGATCGACGACACCGGCACCGAGGTGGAGTACTACACGATCCTGCTGGAGCGGGTCAAGGTGGCCGAGGTCAAGCTCGACGTGCCCAACGTCAAGAACGTCGAGAAGGAGCACTACCCGCACATGGTCGAGTACAGCTTCGTCTACGGCAAGGTCACGTGGACCTGGACCGACGGTGCACTGGAACACACCGACGACTGGGTCGCGGCGCGGTAG
- the tssA gene encoding type VI secretion system protein TssA, protein MADDDAPEPLSTPRLDAIRAALPGDAPAGIDMKYESEFETLKAEVDALGAATGDVDFGAIVDLASQILTEKSKDLTVASYLVLGLTRTAGYTGIAEGLAATRAVVEGFWKDAFPPLRRMRGRQAALQFVAERTSTWIQSERATPDDRESLLHAEADTAALQAFVTEAMGEDAPAFSGLLREIREQLRRLPKPEPPKEETPEPDAPEPSPPSASADGPAPAAVAPSPVASSSPASGADATFSTAKEAGVVVMKVAQFFREADAFDAVAFGLVRALRWGAITAPPPTGKIPAPPAARRNALAGMLTAGNHAVLAREGEASFQQSPFHFWLDLQRLVASALKALGPPAAPAHAAVVDATAALVRRLPMLPTLTFQDKTPFADPLTAAWLDEIAAPAEGGGGASADSASAEAIQAAREQASGGDVPGAVAALMAGAGAPRDRFERGVAAAEMCLGAGRPDVALALLDDADDALRAHRLDVWDPVAAARALRLLYTCATALTGTAGSPQRKAALTERAGDAFARLARLDPALAMRSTPPPAKG, encoded by the coding sequence ATGGCCGACGACGACGCCCCCGAGCCCCTCTCCACGCCTCGCCTCGACGCGATCCGCGCGGCCCTGCCCGGCGACGCCCCGGCGGGCATCGACATGAAGTACGAGAGCGAGTTCGAGACGCTCAAGGCCGAGGTCGACGCCCTCGGCGCGGCCACCGGCGACGTGGACTTCGGCGCCATCGTGGACCTCGCCTCGCAGATCCTGACCGAGAAGTCGAAGGACCTCACCGTCGCTAGCTACCTCGTGCTCGGCCTCACACGGACGGCGGGCTACACGGGCATCGCCGAGGGGCTGGCCGCGACGCGCGCCGTGGTGGAGGGGTTCTGGAAGGACGCCTTCCCGCCGCTCCGCCGGATGCGCGGACGTCAGGCCGCCCTCCAGTTCGTCGCCGAGCGGACGAGCACCTGGATCCAGTCGGAGCGTGCCACGCCCGACGACCGCGAGTCGCTCCTCCATGCCGAGGCGGACACGGCCGCGCTCCAGGCGTTCGTGACGGAGGCGATGGGGGAGGATGCGCCCGCCTTCAGCGGCCTCCTGCGCGAGATCCGCGAGCAACTGCGCCGCCTGCCCAAGCCCGAGCCGCCGAAGGAAGAGACGCCCGAACCGGACGCCCCCGAGCCGTCGCCCCCATCTGCCTCGGCCGACGGACCGGCCCCCGCCGCCGTGGCCCCGTCGCCTGTCGCATCGTCGTCTCCGGCGTCCGGCGCCGACGCGACGTTCAGCACGGCCAAGGAGGCCGGGGTCGTGGTGATGAAGGTGGCGCAGTTCTTCCGCGAGGCGGACGCCTTCGACGCGGTCGCGTTCGGACTCGTGCGGGCGCTCCGCTGGGGCGCCATCACCGCCCCGCCGCCGACGGGCAAGATCCCGGCCCCGCCCGCTGCCCGCCGCAACGCGCTCGCGGGCATGCTGACGGCGGGCAACCACGCCGTGCTCGCACGCGAGGGCGAGGCGTCGTTCCAGCAGAGCCCGTTCCACTTCTGGCTCGACCTCCAGCGCCTCGTCGCCAGCGCGCTCAAGGCCCTCGGGCCGCCCGCCGCGCCCGCCCACGCCGCCGTCGTCGACGCCACCGCCGCGCTCGTCCGCCGCTTGCCGATGCTACCGACGCTGACGTTCCAGGACAAGACGCCCTTCGCCGACCCGCTCACGGCCGCGTGGCTGGACGAGATCGCCGCACCCGCCGAAGGCGGCGGCGGGGCGTCGGCCGACAGCGCCAGCGCGGAGGCCATCCAGGCCGCCCGCGAGCAGGCCTCCGGGGGCGACGTGCCCGGCGCGGTCGCGGCCTTGATGGCGGGGGCCGGCGCCCCGCGCGACCGCTTCGAGCGCGGTGTCGCCGCGGCCGAGATGTGCCTCGGCGCGGGACGCCCCGACGTGGCCCTGGCTCTCCTGGACGACGCCGACGACGCACTCCGCGCCCACCGACTCGACGTGTGGGACCCCGTCGCGGCTGCCCGCGCGCTCCGCCTGCTCTACACCTGTGCCACCGCGCTCACCGGGACCGCCGGGAGTCCGCAGCGGAAGGCCGCTCTCACCGAGCGGGCCGGCGACGCCTTCGCCCGCCTCGCCCGCCTCGACCCCGCGCTGGCCATGCGCAGCACGCCGCCTCCGGCGAAGGGGTAG
- the tssE gene encoding type VI secretion system baseplate subunit TssE — MTIRLALFDVLESRFGGVTPVASVSPDEHRVHSIVGNLQRLLNTRQGSVPHLPDYGLPDLSSIRRDGTYDILRKAIRQAVMDYEPRLAHVRVEPRDADPYKMRVTFVISGEVEPGHRIRLETTFGSQEKTAVRPTA; from the coding sequence ATGACCATCCGCCTCGCGCTGTTCGACGTGCTGGAGAGCCGGTTCGGCGGGGTGACGCCCGTCGCCTCGGTGTCGCCGGACGAGCACCGCGTCCACAGCATCGTCGGCAACCTGCAGCGGCTCCTGAACACGCGTCAGGGGTCGGTGCCGCACCTGCCGGACTACGGCCTCCCCGACCTGTCCTCGATCCGCCGGGACGGCACCTACGACATCCTCCGCAAGGCCATCCGGCAGGCCGTGATGGACTACGAGCCGCGCCTGGCCCACGTCCGCGTGGAGCCGCGCGACGCCGACCCCTACAAGATGCGGGTCACGTTCGTGATCAGTGGCGAGGTGGAGCCGGGCCACCGGATCCGCCTCGAGACGACGTTCGGCTCGCAGGAGAAGACGGCCGTCCGCCCGACTGCCTAA
- the tagF gene encoding type VI secretion system-associated protein TagF, translated as MSSLGPVLVGKIPARADFVRRGPASPALDTFDALVQRALRTGSRARSGPLYRMVYAPPGADAVIGAMRLSHDRVGRAYPLLAGRTVAREALDPATSASWPLRWSPLLDASANLVAAAVGGAALDDLAEGLGRFPALAASSGRAPEVDSHVRAIGTMRAHELWRRTWGGSGASGAAVVFHRLAKAPPGPPAYGLRFPLPPPASDFASRDAVAVWLAVCWHLIPTPAVPLTLFWTDGPPYALFVFFASPSASALRAMLGGTSDPDRVAHVDRDAARDARRAADQMTPAFRKLLRDPQASVADVLARLHTLR; from the coding sequence ATGAGCAGCCTCGGTCCGGTGCTCGTCGGCAAGATTCCTGCACGTGCGGACTTCGTGCGGCGCGGTCCCGCCAGCCCGGCGCTCGACACCTTCGACGCGCTCGTGCAGCGCGCCCTGCGAACGGGGTCGAGGGCGCGGAGCGGACCGCTCTACCGGATGGTCTACGCGCCCCCCGGTGCCGACGCCGTGATCGGGGCGATGCGGCTGAGCCACGACCGCGTGGGCCGGGCGTATCCGCTTCTCGCCGGGCGGACCGTGGCGCGCGAGGCCCTCGACCCGGCGACCTCGGCGTCGTGGCCGCTCCGCTGGAGCCCTCTGCTCGACGCGTCCGCGAACCTGGTGGCGGCGGCCGTCGGGGGCGCGGCGCTGGACGACCTCGCGGAGGGACTCGGCCGGTTTCCCGCGCTGGCAGCCTCGTCCGGTCGTGCGCCCGAGGTGGACAGCCACGTGCGCGCCATCGGGACGATGCGGGCGCACGAGTTGTGGCGCCGGACGTGGGGCGGCAGTGGGGCGTCGGGGGCCGCCGTCGTGTTCCATCGGCTGGCGAAGGCGCCGCCCGGACCGCCCGCCTACGGGCTTCGCTTCCCGCTGCCCCCGCCTGCCTCCGACTTCGCCAGCCGCGACGCCGTGGCGGTCTGGCTGGCCGTCTGCTGGCACCTGATCCCGACGCCCGCCGTCCCGCTGACGCTCTTCTGGACCGACGGGCCGCCGTATGCGCTGTTCGTCTTCTTCGCCAGTCCCTCGGCCTCGGCGCTCCGGGCGATGCTCGGCGGCACCTCCGACCCCGACCGCGTCGCCCACGTGGACCGGGACGCGGCCCGGGACGCCCGGCGTGCCGCCGACCAGATGACGCCCGCCTTCCGCAAACTCCTCCGCGACCCGCAGGCCTCCGTCGCCGACGTGCTCGCGCGCCTCCACACGCTCCGCTGA
- the tssB gene encoding type VI secretion system contractile sheath small subunit has product MSQSFQHEKPPARVNLFLEVAKGDATERVELPMRMLVVGDFTNREDGPPLEDREVINLNKDNFEDVLRSQELRVKTAVPNTLTDDDDLAIDLTFDSMKSFNPDQIAKQVPELSRLLATRNLLQDLRNRLISAADFRKQIESVINDPAAREQLLAELDKVIQEDAPSDDAA; this is encoded by the coding sequence ATGTCCCAGAGTTTCCAGCACGAGAAGCCGCCCGCCCGCGTCAACCTGTTCCTCGAAGTCGCCAAGGGCGACGCGACGGAGCGCGTCGAGCTCCCGATGCGGATGCTCGTCGTGGGCGACTTCACCAACCGAGAGGACGGCCCGCCCCTCGAAGACCGCGAGGTGATCAACCTCAACAAGGACAACTTCGAGGATGTCCTCCGGTCGCAGGAGCTGCGCGTCAAGACGGCCGTCCCGAACACGCTCACGGACGACGACGACCTCGCCATCGACCTGACGTTCGACTCGATGAAGTCGTTCAACCCGGACCAGATCGCGAAGCAGGTCCCGGAGCTCTCGCGACTGCTCGCGACCCGCAACCTGCTCCAGGATCTCCGCAACCGGCTCATCTCGGCGGCCGACTTCCGCAAGCAGATCGAGTCCGTCATCAACGACCCGGCTGCGCGCGAGCAACTCCTCGCCGAACTGGACAAGGTGATCCAGGAGGACGCCCCCAGCGACGACGCGGCCTAG